Part of the Nitrosopumilus sp. genome, AAATAATTGGTTTTTCTACCAAAGGTACTAAATCTACATATGAAAAAATCGCTAAAAATATTCCTGAAAATGCCTGTATTATAATTGGAGGATTTCAAAAGGGGCATTTTTCAGACTCGATTGAAAATAAAATAACTGAATTATTTTCTATTGGAGATGAATCATTTGAAGGCCATGTAGTAATAGCTAGAATGCTTTACGAGTATGAAAAAACCATTTTTATGTAGGAAATTAAATTTGCATTTTGTTGCAGTCATAGTATAGCCTGGTTAGTATTCGGGGTTTCCAACCCTGTGACGCGGGTTCGAATCCCGCTGACTGCATTTTTCAACCTATGATAACCAATTTTTAGGTCAAACTCTAGATGTAATTATGAAACTTGCAGCAAAAAAAATTGCAATGGAGAGAATGGAAATTCTTATTGAAAATGCAATTAGTAATGCAAAATTAAATCCTGAACTTTCTCAGAGACAAGCCTCTATTGCTAGACGAATTAGCACAAGACACAAAATTAGAATGCCTTACTATCTTAGAATGGTTTTTTGTAAAAAATGTAAATCCTTTATTGCTCCTGGAATAAATTCTCGAATTCGCCTAGGAAGAACCTCTGTTAAGTCGATCAGAATTTCTTGTAACTTGTGTGGGCATACTTATCGTAAAATTATATCTCAATGATTTATAAGACGATTATCGAGTTTTTGACACTATGGCAAAGGTATACGATGTACCAGCAGATGTGTTGATAGAAAGACTAGCTGCAGCATTAAAAAATGAAGACATTCCTGCACCTTCTTGGATTCCATTTGTAAAAACTGGAGCTCATGCAGATAAACCTCCACAAAACAGAGAATGGTGGCATACTAGATGTGCATCAATTTTGAGAAAAATTTACCTTAATGGTCCAATTGGAATTAATGCTTTAAGAAATGATTATGGCGGTGGCAAACCTTCTGGTTATGGAGCTGCTCATCACAGAGATGCTGGCGGTGCAATTATTCGTAATGCAATTCAAGGATTAGAAAAACTTGGTTATGTTCAACAAGTTGAAAGAAAAGGACGTATAGTTTCTAAACAAGGAATGCAAAAACTAGATAGACTAGCTACAGAAATTCTCAAAGAACTAATTGTTGAAAATCCGCAATTAAAAGTATATTCTTAGATTCAAAATGAGTTTTCCGGATTCTAACGAACCACCTACAGATAACACAAATCATGAACTAGCTGCACAAAAAGAGCAAATTCTAAAACAAGTTTTATCTCCTGAAGCTAGAATGAGACTAAACAATATCAAAATGGTAAAACCTGAACTATCTGATATGGTTGAGCAATATCTTATTGGAATGGCAACACAAGGCAAGTTACCTGGCCAAATTAGTGACGATCAATTAAAGCAAATTTTACTCTCAGCACAACAACCTAAACGTGATTTTAAGATAAATCGAATCTGATCCAGTAAAAATATAATTATGGGAACAAAGTCGACTAATACATGAAAGCCGTAGTATACAACGAATATGCACCAGATGATAATTATGCTAAGATCCTTAAAGTCCAGGATATAGATGATCCAAAACCAAAATCAGATGAAGTAGTCTTTTCAGTAAAAGCCGCTGCTCTAAATTATAATGATATTTGGGGAATGAGAGGTCAACCAGTTCCTGTTCCATTACCACATGTTTCAGGTTCTGATGCTGCAGGTGATGTAATTGCTGTAGGTGAAGACGTAAAAAATATCAAAGTTGGTGATAGAGTTGTATCTCACTCTAACATGTCATGTAGAGTTTGTAAAGCATGTACTGATGGTAGAGAATTTGATTGTGTAAATAGAATGATTTGGGGATTCCAAACTGGTCCAACATGGGGCGCTTATCAAGAAGTTACCCATTTGCCAGAAGTTAATGTCTCAAAAATTCCTGAAGGAGTATCGTATGACGAAGCTGCTGCTGCATCAATGACCATTTTAACATCATGGCATATGTTGGTTGGCAGAGCAAAGATTGTTCCAGGACAAACCGTCTTGATTATGGGTGGTGGTTCTGGAGTAGGAAGCTTTGGAATTCAAATTGCCAAACTATACAATTGTGATGTTATTGCAACTGCTAGCCCAGACAAATTAGACAAATGTCTGGAACTTGGAGCAGATTATGCAGTAGATCATAGAAAAGATGATTGGCATAAAGAAGTAAGAGCAATTACTAAAGAACTTGCCAAAAAGAAAGGCGAAGTTCCAGGAATTGATGTTTCCTTTGATCACATAGGTGAAACACACTGGAATAAACAACTAACCTTACTCAAATATGGTGCAACACTAGTTTCATGTGGAGCAACTACAGGCTATGATGCACATACAGATCTAAGACATGTGTTCTTTAAAGGAACTAACATCTTAGGTTCAACACAAGGAACCAAAGCCGAACTTGATCAAGCCTTATACTGGATGGGTCAAGGAAAAATCAAAGCAGCTATTGACTCAACATATACGTTTGAGCAAGCAGCTGAGGCTCATACAAAGATGTTAACTGGAAAAGGACTCTTTGGCAAAATCTTAATGAAGCCAGAGGGCGCTTAGTCATTTAATGACTCAGCTTTTTCGCAGTCTCATTTTTGTTCCTGGAAATAATTCCAGATTCTTAGAAAAAGCTAAAAGCCTACAGGCAGATATTGTTTGTTTTGATTTAGAAGACTCGGTTCCTGAAATTGAAAAATCTAAAGCAAGAAAACTAATCAAAACTGCTTTGAAATCAAGAAAATCATATTCATCTTCAATTTTTGTTAGAACAAACTCTCCAAATTCTGGAAAAATCCCTGATGATCTCAAAGAAATTGTACAAAAGGGAATTGATGGAATTGTAATTCCCAAAGTGAATAACATTAAAGAACTAAAAATTATTGAAAAATCTCTTTCTAGATTAGAAAAAACTCGAAAGATTAAACCGATTCAAATTATCCCTTCAATTGAATCTGCAGAAGGAGTTGTTAACACGTATGAAATTGCATCGTATGGACAGAGGATTTCTGCAGTAGTTTTTGGCGTATTTGATTTACTTAATGATTTAGGAGTTGAATATTCAAAAAATTCTGAAGGCGAAAAATACTCTAGACGAAAAATACCTGTTGATGCACATGCAGCAGGAGTTGCAGTAATTGATGCAATATGGCAAGATCTCAAAGATGCTAAAGGATTAGAAAATGACTGCAAATTAGGAAAAAGTCTTGGATATACAGGAAAAAGTATAATCCATCCTGATCAAATCCCAGTCGTACACAAACTATTTCATCCAAACAAAAGTGAAATTTCTTGGGCTGAGAAAGTATGCAAAATTTATCTTGAATCCTCAAAGAAAGGCAAAGGTGCCACAACTGTTGAAGGAAAAATGATTGACGAAGTTCACTTCAAACAAGCAAAAGCATTATTAGATCTTATAAAATAATTTAACTCCCATACTTATTCTAATGATTCTATTATTACTTTCATACTGGTGCTTTTCTCAAACATTTTTTTAGTTACCACACCTACCACACCAATCTTATCCTTTTTAATATCTAATTTTATTTCTTCAAACACACATTGTAATTTAGATATTTTTTTACTTTCACTCAGTATTTTTCCAGATTCTATAATTAATCCATTAAGAATTAAATTTTCAATTTTTCTATATCCTGATGTCTTTGGAACCTTAGATTCTTTAAGAATTTGAGGAATGGTATATTCATTTTCCAATAGTGTTAAAATTATTTTTCTTGTCTCGATTTCTCCAAATAACTCTAAAATCAAATCTCTTAAATCTGAATCTATTATTGTAACTAAAAATTTGTTATCTCTTTTTTTCACTTTAAGAATTTTTGAGATACAATCTATTTCAAATTTTTTTGAATCTATTGATGAATTTTTTTTAAGAGTATTTGAAAATTTTTGGAAATGTTCAATTGATAATTTAATTGACATTCCATGCTCTAAAAATAATTCTCGTTCAGTTTTCTTCAGTATTGTTGAATCTAGTTCTTTTTTTATTTGAGATGATAATGCAGTTGCAATTAATCTATCAATTCCTCCCATACCGTTGTTGTAAATGATGGAAAATATTAAAGCACTGGTCTTCGTACTATGACTAGATATGTCTAAATCAGTAATTGTAATTGATGATGATGAAGATACTGTTAGATTATTCAGTGAATTTCTTGAAGAACATGATATCAATGTAATAGGTAATGGATTTGATGGTGTGACTGCAGTAAAACTCTTCAAAGAAACTAAACCTGATGTTGTTCTAATAGATCTTAATATGCCAAATGGAAGCGGATTTTATGCTATAAAAAAAATTCAAGAAATTAATCCTAAAGCATGCATAATTGCTGTTACTGCTGATGGAAGTTTTGCAACTGAAGAAAAATTAGAAAAACTAAACATTCCTCTTATTCAAAAACCATTCAAAATGGATCAAGTGATTTCTATTATCAAGAACTAAATTATTCCCATTTTTGGAACTTTTCATATAATCTTATATTGAAAACTTCATACAATTACTTTGATAGATATGAGTAAAAGAGTAACAATAATGATTGATGAGGATCTTGACAAAAAAATTAGAACACGACAAGCAAAATTAATTCAACAAGAGCAATCTTCGTACAGCTATTCTAAAGTATTGAATGAAACACTTCGTAAAGTATTAAAATAATTTTTTCACTAAACCCATTTTTAATTAGAATACATTAAAGATGATGAATTTTAAATAAATTATAAGATGATTGATCTTCTTGATCCTTCAAATGTAATTACTAGGATGTTTAATGCAGAAAAATATGATGAAATGTATCAATACTGCAAAAATATACTTGAAAATGAACCAAACAACATGCTTGCATTGCAAAATATTTCATTATCTCTAATCTATCTAAAAAAATATGATGATGCTATTGATTATTGTAATCAAGTTCTGGAAATAAAAAATTTTGATACATATGCCTTAAAAAATAAGATTTTTGCCCTTGAAAATTTAAAACAATACAAACAAGTTCTAGAATTATCTGAACAATTGGTTTCTGCCAATCCTAAAGATATTTGGGCACTAAACAGTATGGGATTGGCATTAAATGAACTAGATAACCACAAAGAAGCTCTAAAATGCTATGATACATCACTTCTAATAGATCCTGACGATGTCACAGCCTTAATGAATAAAGCTATTTCTTTAAGTCATCTAGGAAATTATCAAGAAGCGATTGAATATTATGATAAAGCACAAACAATTGATCCAAATTTAAGAGAATTACCTTTAGCAAAATCTAGACTATATGAAAAACTAGGCATGACAGATGATGCATTTTTAGCAGCTCAAGGAATTCTTAACAAAGATATGGAAAAAATCAAAAAAGACGCAATAGAAAACAAATGTTCTGTTTTTCATCAATTTTGTGATAATGAATTTAAGGAATTCAACAAATAATCTAATATCTAAATAATTTTATACACAACTATGGCAGATTCTATTATGTTTACAGGAATTGTTGAAGGAATTGGTAAAGTAGAAAAAATTTCCAAAAATACAAAAAATCGAAGTGCAATTCAAATGACTGTAAATTTAGGAAAACACAGAAAGGGATTAAAAATTGGACAAAGTGTTGCTCTAAATGGAGTATGCCTTACAGCTACAAAACTTTCAAAAAATAGTTGTGTTTTTGAAATGATTGAAGAAACTACAAAAAAAACAGATCTTGGAAATTTAAAAGTTGGAGGTGTTGTAAATATTGAAAGAAGTTTAAAGGCTGGTGATAGATTAGAAGGTCATTTTGTTTTAGGTCATGTAGATGGAGTGGCTACAATCAAAAAAATTCTAAAAAAACCTAAAGAAGTTCAAGTTTGGTTTGAAGTTCCAAAAAAATTATCAAAGTTTGTTGTCAAAAAAGGATCTATTGCAGTTGATGGAATCAGTTTAACGGTAGTTGACATAAAAAATTCTCTTGCTTCTGTTTCATTAATTCCACATACTATTGATGTTACAAATTTTCATACCAAGAAAGTAGGCGATAAAGTTAATATTGAAACTGACATTCTTGGAAAATACATTCTTAAATGAACTTGATTATTTACCACTTTAGTAGTAATTACCAGTTTTTTAGTAAACTTTATAATTAGATTAAGAAGTTTTTTCATATGACCCTTGAATCTGCTTTACAATCTCTAAAACGTGGAGAATTTGTTCTCTTGTTTGATTCTGCAGGAAGAGAAAATGAAATTGATATGGTTGTCGCAGCAGAATTTATCACTCCAGAACATATCGCAAGAATGCGTCAGCATGCTGGCGGTTTACTATGTATGGCAATTGATAACAGCTTTGCAACTTCTTTAGATTTACAGTATATGCATGAAATTCTTTCTGAATCTTCTATTTCAAATAAAGAAATGATAATGGGATTAGCTCCTTACGGTGATCATCCTACTTTTTCTTTATCAGTAAATCATTATCAAACATACACTGGTATTACTGATAAAGATAGAGCATTAACAATTAGCGAAATGGCTAAAATATACAATGTTGAAAATAAACAGAAAAAATTTGCTTCATCTTTTAAGACTCCTGGACATGTTCCATTATTGATAGCATCCAAAGGATTGTTGGCTGCTAGACAGGGACATACAGAAATGTCTGTTTATCTTGCTCAAGTTGCAGGATTAACTCCAGTAACTGCAATTTGTGAAATGATGGATGCAGAAACTTATGCTGCACTATCTGTTGAAAAAGCAGAAAAATTTGCAAAACAAAATGGAATTCCATTAATTGATGGGAAAGAATTGTTAGAATATGCTAAGGTGAATTAGTTTTGAATATTGCAATAGTCTTTTCGGAATTTAATGAGGAAGTGACATCTAGGATGCTTGATGTCGCTAAGGAAAAAGCAAAATTGTTAAAATTAAAAATCTCTCACACCTGTATGGTTCCCGGAGCATATGATATGCCTATAATTGTGGATTCTCTATTAAGCAGAAAAGAAGTAGATGCTGTAGTCACATTAGGTGCTATAATTAAAGGTCAAACTAAACATGATGAAGTAATCTCTCATGCTGCTGCCCAAGCTTTGACTGATTTATCGTTAAAATACAAAAAACCTGTTTCTTTAGGCATTTCCGGTCCAGGAATGCAAGAACGACATGCTTATGCTAGAATTAGACCTGTGGCAGAACGTGCAGTAGAAGCTGTTGTAAAAATTTCTCAAGAATTAAAGAGAATTCAAAAATGATTCAACTCAGCATTTTAAAAATAACTGAATATGGTCCTTGGACCCTAACTTTGGGAAGTGATAGAGAACATGAACTTCAAATGCTTCAAGCATCTCTGTATAAAGAAGTTCAAAAATTATTTTCTGAAAAAAATTGCATTGTGTTTCTAAACAGGGCTGATGAATTTTTTGTAGTTTCAAATGGTCTTAATTTAGAAGATCATGTCAAAATACAACAAATTCTTGAAAAATCTTTTGAAATTAGATTGACAATATCAATTGGGTTTGGCAATACTCCATTTGAAGCAAATTTGAAAGCATATGAAGGAAAGAAAAATAAAATAATTTTAAATTCTGATCACAATATTTTTGGATTTATTGATGAAGGATCTCTTTCAAATGTTTCTATAATGCATTTAGATGTAGATGATCTTACTTCTAGAAGAGAAACTGATTCTCCATATGAAATTTCATCAATAATTTTTGAATTATATTCAAAAATGTCAAAATATTTTCTAGATAAAAATTCTCTTACATTCTTTATGGGAGGGGATAATTTTATGGTAGTATCAAGTAATGACGCAAAAAATTCCGTTCAAGAATTTATCAACTTGATAAAAAATACTGATAAAATTTCTTTGAATTGTGGAATAGGAAATGCTAAGTTGGGACGAGATGCTGTGAAATTAGCCACAAAATCACTTGATGCTATAAGAGAAATTCGAGATTCAGGCAAAGACAAACCTGAAGTTTATGAATTGTCATGTTAATAAAAAATATTAGTATACTATTTGGAGATAATCTTGATTATGTATCCAATACTGATGTCAGAATTATCAAAAATAAAATTAAAAAAATAAATCAAAAAATAAAACCCATTTCAAATGAAGATTCTATAGATTGTCAGGGGCTTTTAATGATTCCTGGATTCATTAATGCACATACCCATATTGGAGATTCAATTGGAAAAGATATTTCTTTAAACCTAACGGTTGATGAAAAAATTCATCCTGTATTTGGTGCTAAATCAAAAATTTTGAAACGTACCTCTGATGAAAATCTAGGGAATTTTATGAAGAATACATGTTATTCAATGATTAGAAAAGGGATTACTACATTTGTCGATTTTAGGGAAGGTGAATTAGATGGAGTAATTTTACTGCAAAAAATACTAAATGATGTCCCAATTCGTTCAATTATTTTAGGTCGTATGGAATTTTATCAAAATAATAGAGAAATTAAAAAAAATCTATCTTTTCCAACTACAAAAACTGCAGAATTTATTAAATTGCTGAAAAAATGTGATGGGATAGGGGTTAGTGGTGCAAATGAAAATAGTACTTCAATTCTTAACTTCTATTCAAAATCTACAAAACTGAGAGCGATTCATTCGGCTGAAACTAAAGAAAGTTCCAATAAATCAAAAAAACTTACCGGAAAATCTGAAACCACTAGAGCCTTATCTCTTAAACCTCATTTTTTGGTTCATATGACCTATGCTTCAAAAACTGATCTAAAATTAGCTTCTAAAAAAACAAGAGGAATTGTGATTTGTCCTAGAGCAAATTCTGCTCTTGCTGAAGGCATTCCTGATGTTGATTTAATGCAAAAATCTGGCTGTATTCTGGCTTTAGGCACAGACAATGTTATGATCAACTCTCCTGACATGTTCAGAGAAATGGATTTTGTTTGGAAAGTAACTATGGGAATGCATAAGAAAAGAATTGATGCAAGAGAAATTCTAAAAATGGCTACAGTAAATGGTGGAAAAATCTTGAATAAACCAATTGGAGAAATCAAATCCGGAAAAATTGCTGATTGTATATTTTTAGATAAACATGCATTAGATTTAGAACCAATGCATAATCCACATGCATCTATCGTTCATAGAGCATCTGAATCAACAATCAAAGCTGTAATGATCGGAGGAAAATTAGTTCATGGTAATCTCTAAACCCTATGTAATTCTAAGTGCTGCAATATCCATCGATGGTAAAATTTCAACTAGAACTGGAAATTCAAAACTATCTTCATCTGAAGATCTTGTTAGATTACATAAACTAAGAAGCAAAGTTGATGGAATTATAATTGGAAAAAATACTGTGATTAAAGATAATCCATTACTAACTGTACGTCATACTAGAGGTAAAAACCCTGTTAGAATTATTTTGGATTCTAAAGGAAAAATCTCTTCTCATTCTAAAATATTACAAACATCAAACGAAATCCAAACTATTATTGCTGTATCAAAATCTATTCCAAAATCAAATGTTGACAAACTAAATAAATTCCCAATAGAATTGATTTCTACAGGACAAAAATCTGTAAATCTTAAATCTCTTTTATCAAAACTAGCAGCAAAAAATTTGAAAACCCTTTTGGTTGAAGGAGGAGGCACGGTCAATTGGGAATTTATCAAACAAGATCTTTTTGATGAAATAATAATTACTCTTTCTCCCTTTGTAATTGGTGGAAATAATGCTGTATCGCTTGTTCAAGGAGAGGGATTTGATATAATATCAAAATCTCCAAATCTAAGGCTCAAATCAATGAAGAGGCTCAAAAATCATATAGTTTTGAATTATCTAAAAGTGTAAGTTCTTATACTTTATTTGAAATAAAATTACAAGAAATTGGCAGTAAAAAAGAAAACTCCAAAAAGAAAAACTACAACCAAAAAGGCTACTTCAAAAAAGAAAGCAGCACCAAAAAGAAAGGCTGTAACTAAAAAGAAGATCACTAAATCAAAAGCTAAAAAACCAGCATTTGGTGGATATGCAATTAGTTTTGCAGGACGTACTGAAACTGTAGAACAAGTATTTGGTAAGAAACCAATTGCACCAAGTGAAATGACCAAGAAAATCTGGGCATTTGTTAAATCAAAAAGCCTTTCTAATCGTTAAACCCAAATGTTAACGAAAATTCGTTAACTAATTTCTATCTTTTAATTATTTTTCTTAAAATGAATAAGATATAGATATTGGATTAAACGTGATACTTACATGTCTACTGCATCTTTAAGACGAGATCATGAACTTATAGAAAAAGTCATCAAAGCAATGGAGTCTACCATTCAATTATTAAATGATGGGAAACAAATTCCTGAGTCAATATTATTACCTGTAATTGATTTTTCAAAAAACTTTACTGATGTATGTCATCATAGCAAGGAAGAAAAATCATTATTTCCTGCTTTAGAACAAGCTGGTTTACCTACCAATATGGGACCTATTGCAATGATGCTAATTGATCATCAACGTTCAAGAGAAATTGGAACTGAAATGGAAGCATCTGCAAAAGAATATCTTACTTCAGGTGATTCAACAAAATTAGTTAGTGACATGCAACAATATGTTGAACATATCACAGAACATTTGTGGAAGGAAAATAACAAACTCTTCATGATGGCAGAAGCAAGATTACAATATGTGTCTGAAAAAGTTGATAATGAATTAACTGAGATCGAAAAATCCAAACTTGATGAGCTTGGAAAAACTAGAGCACATTATGAACAACTAGCTGAAAATCTTACAAAAGATGTCTCTGAACAAGGAAATTAACTTTGTCTAACAGCATTTTTGGTCAAGTAACTACAGTCAGAAAATTTGTCACTGGTGATATTGAAGTCGATTTTTATCATGAAGATGAATTATCCACGTATAGATATTCATCTGAACCTTCTCGATTGGGAGATTTTCCTAAGGAATTAATTGAAATTTTGGCTTCGACTTTGGCCACTGATATCTGTGTTGAAATTTTCTTTGGAGATGATGGTAATCCTACACATGTTGAACTAGAAGAATGCGACGATGAGGATGATTTAGATGATGAAGAATTTGATGAAGATTCTGAAGAATAAATGTCTTGATTTATTGCCTATTCGACATAATGATGATGTGTTAAATTATCATAAAATCTGACTGATTTCAAGTTTACAAATTCTAACATACCATATCTTGATAATTCTCTTCCAAATCCACTGTGTTTTATTCCTCCAAATGGGATTCTTGGATCTGAAATAACAACATTATTGACACTCACAATTCCAGATTCAATTCGCCTAGACATCTTATCTGCTTTAGCTAGATCTTTTGTCCAAATACTAGCTCCTAGGCCAAATTCACTTTCATTAGCAAATTTGACTGCCTCACTTTCATTCTCAACAATAGTAATTGGCGCTACAGGTCCAAAAGTTTCCTCTTGTGCAATTCTCATGTTTGGTTTAACATTTCTAAGAATTGTTGGATTGTAAAAGAAACCTTTGCCATCCCTCTCAGAACCTCCTAAGAGAATTTCTGCACCTTTTTGTTTTGCATCTTCTACAATTCCTGAAATTGTATCTAAACCATCTTTACTAGATAGTGGCCCAATATCAGTTTCAATTGACATCGGATCTCCCACTTTGAGCTGAGATGCTTTTTTAATAAACAATTCAATAAATTCATCTGCAATATTTTTACCTACAAAAAATCTTTTTGATGCAACACAACTTTGCCCACAATTAATGAATCTGCCTTTGACAGCTCCCTCTGCAGCTTTTTCAATAATTGCATCATCCAATACTATGAAAGGATCACTTCCACCTAATTCTAATACACATTTTTTCAAATTTTTTGCTGCTCTTTCACCTACTTTTGCACCTGCATTAGTACTACCTGTAAACGTTACAGCATTTACATCTGAATCAATAAGATAATTTGCAGATTCTACGCTTCCTACAACTGTCTGAAAAATTCCATCAGGAATACCTGATTCGGTAAATGCTTTTTCAATTTCAATACCTGATTGCATTGTAACTCTAGATGGTTTCATAACAATTACATTTCCTGCCATTAGGCATGGAGCTGCAAATCTTAATGCTTGCCAATAAGGAAAATTCCAAGGCATTATAGACC contains:
- a CDS encoding hemerythrin domain-containing protein encodes the protein MSTASLRRDHELIEKVIKAMESTIQLLNDGKQIPESILLPVIDFSKNFTDVCHHSKEEKSLFPALEQAGLPTNMGPIAMMLIDHQRSREIGTEMEASAKEYLTSGDSTKLVSDMQQYVEHITEHLWKENNKLFMMAEARLQYVSEKVDNELTEIEKSKLDELGKTRAHYEQLAENLTKDVSEQGN
- a CDS encoding NAD-dependent succinate-semialdehyde dehydrogenase, producing MSQISTVNPSTGEEIKTFSSMDKNQVFDLVGKAKRAYPEWKKDYEKRRSYIYNLVEYLKKHKTELAKIATAEMGKPLKESIGEVEKCAWALEFYADHGDSFLSDEVLNTDARKSFLTFEPLGVIGSIMPWNFPYWQALRFAAPCLMAGNVIVMKPSRVTMQSGIEIEKAFTESGIPDGIFQTVVGSVESANYLIDSDVNAVTFTGSTNAGAKVGERAAKNLKKCVLELGGSDPFIVLDDAIIEKAAEGAVKGRFINCGQSCVASKRFFVGKNIADEFIELFIKKASQLKVGDPMSIETDIGPLSSKDGLDTISGIVEDAKQKGAEILLGGSERDGKGFFYNPTILRNVKPNMRIAQEETFGPVAPITIVENESEAVKFANESEFGLGASIWTKDLAKADKMSRRIESGIVSVNNVVISDPRIPFGGIKHSGFGRELSRYGMLEFVNLKSVRFYDNLTHHHYVE